The following proteins come from a genomic window of Denitromonas sp.:
- a CDS encoding CoA-acylating methylmalonate-semialdehyde dehydrogenase, which yields MDILGHYINGEQRPDANRAQPVFNPALGRPVRQVAMASQATVESAIAAAADAFPAWRKTPPLKRARVLFRFKTLLEQHADRIVAAIVEEHGKVWEDAHGELARGIEVVEYACGAPELLKGEHSREVGPDIDSWSEFPPLGVVAGITPFNFPAMVPMWMFPMAIACGNTFVLKPSEKDPSASMIVAELLTEAGLPPGVFNVVNGDKEAVDTLLTDPRVQAVSFVGSTPIAEYIYATGTAHGKRVQALGGAKNHAIVMPDADLDAATNALMGAAYGSCGERCMAISVVIAVGDAVAEALVAKLAPKVRELNIGNGSARGLDMGPLVTAAHRDKVVGYIDTGAAEGAELVVDGRGLTVPGSEEGFFVGGTLFDRVTPGMRIYREEIFGPVLVVVRVNSLEDAIALTNAHEFGNGTCIFTRDGAAARYFSDAVQVGMVGVNVPLPVPVACQSFGGWKRSLFGDLYAYGPDAIRFYTRRKTLTQRWAVDTVGKAQFAFPSNG from the coding sequence ATGGATATCCTCGGCCATTACATCAACGGCGAACAGCGCCCCGACGCCAACCGCGCGCAGCCCGTCTTCAACCCGGCCCTCGGCCGCCCGGTCCGGCAGGTGGCCATGGCCAGCCAGGCCACCGTTGAATCCGCCATCGCCGCAGCCGCCGACGCCTTCCCCGCCTGGCGCAAGACGCCGCCGCTCAAACGCGCCCGCGTGCTGTTCCGCTTCAAGACGCTGCTCGAGCAGCACGCCGACCGCATCGTCGCGGCCATCGTCGAAGAACACGGCAAGGTGTGGGAAGACGCCCACGGCGAGTTGGCGCGCGGCATCGAGGTGGTGGAATACGCCTGCGGCGCGCCGGAGCTGCTCAAGGGCGAGCATTCGCGCGAGGTGGGTCCGGACATCGACTCGTGGTCCGAATTCCCGCCGCTGGGCGTGGTCGCCGGCATCACGCCCTTCAACTTCCCGGCCATGGTCCCGATGTGGATGTTCCCCATGGCCATCGCCTGCGGCAACACCTTCGTGCTCAAGCCGAGCGAGAAAGACCCGTCAGCGTCGATGATCGTCGCCGAACTGCTCACCGAGGCCGGCCTGCCGCCGGGCGTGTTCAATGTGGTCAATGGCGACAAGGAAGCGGTCGACACCCTGCTGACCGACCCGCGTGTGCAGGCGGTGAGCTTCGTCGGATCGACGCCGATCGCCGAATACATTTATGCCACCGGCACCGCCCACGGCAAGCGCGTGCAGGCGCTCGGCGGCGCCAAGAACCACGCCATCGTGATGCCCGACGCCGACCTCGACGCCGCCACCAACGCCCTGATGGGCGCGGCCTACGGCTCCTGCGGCGAGCGCTGCATGGCCATTTCGGTGGTGATCGCGGTCGGCGATGCAGTGGCCGAGGCGCTGGTGGCCAAACTCGCGCCCAAGGTGCGCGAACTGAACATCGGTAACGGCAGCGCGCGCGGGCTGGACATGGGCCCGCTGGTCACCGCCGCGCATCGTGACAAGGTGGTCGGCTACATCGACACCGGGGCGGCCGAAGGCGCGGAGCTGGTGGTGGACGGGCGCGGGTTGACGGTGCCGGGCAGCGAGGAAGGCTTCTTCGTCGGTGGCACGCTGTTCGACCGCGTCACGCCCGGAATGCGCATCTACCGCGAGGAGATCTTCGGCCCGGTGCTGGTGGTGGTCCGCGTCAATTCGCTGGAAGACGCCATCGCCCTGACCAACGCGCACGAGTTCGGCAACGGCACCTGCATCTTCACCCGCGACGGCGCGGCGGCGCGCTACTTCAGCGATGCGGTGCAGGTCGGCATGGTGGGCGTCAACGTGCCCTTGCCGGTGCCGGTGGCCTGCCAGAGCTTCGGCGGCTGGAAGCGCTCGCTGTTTGGCGACCTGTACGCCTACGGCCCCGACGCGATCCGCTTCTACACCCGGCGCAAGACACTGACGCAGCGCTGGGCGGTCGATACCGTCGGCAAGGCGCAGTTCGCCTTCCCCAGCAACGGTTGA
- a CDS encoding aspartate aminotransferase family protein — protein MNPLDAYWMPFTMNRAFKSAPRMITRARGHYYTTDDGRELLDGFSGLWTSGLGHCHPKIVAAVQAQVAELDYAMGFQMGHPKVFELARRLTEMAPPGFTQCFFTNSGSESADTALKIALAYHRARGEGQRTRLIGRERGYHGVNFGGMSVGGIPANRKVFSAALLPGVDHIRHTHSLADMAFSRGQPVWGAHLADDLERLCALHDASNIAAVIVEPVAGSTGILVPPIGYLQRLRELCDRHGILLIFDEVITAFGRVGAPFAAERFGVTPDIITTAKGITNGVVPMGAVIVRDSIYQALMQGPAHAVELFHGYTYSGHPLAAAAALATLDVYAEENTFAGARALEPLFEEALHALRDAPHVMDIRNFGLMGGVELAPRAGAPGERGYEVFLKCFEAGVVIRNGGDVLQFSPFLNATPDELAHMFTTVRQALATTA, from the coding sequence ATGAACCCGCTCGACGCCTACTGGATGCCCTTCACCATGAACCGCGCCTTCAAATCGGCGCCGCGCATGATCACCCGCGCCCGCGGCCACTACTACACCACCGACGACGGCCGGGAGCTGCTCGACGGTTTCTCCGGCCTGTGGACCTCGGGCCTCGGCCACTGCCACCCGAAGATTGTCGCCGCGGTGCAGGCGCAGGTGGCCGAGCTGGACTACGCCATGGGCTTCCAGATGGGCCATCCGAAGGTGTTCGAACTGGCCCGCCGCCTGACCGAGATGGCGCCGCCCGGCTTCACGCAGTGCTTCTTCACCAACTCGGGCTCCGAGTCGGCCGACACCGCACTCAAGATCGCCCTGGCCTACCACCGCGCCCGCGGCGAGGGCCAGCGCACCCGGCTGATCGGGCGCGAGCGCGGCTACCACGGGGTGAACTTTGGCGGCATGTCGGTGGGCGGCATCCCGGCCAACCGCAAGGTGTTCAGCGCCGCGCTGCTGCCCGGCGTGGATCACATCCGCCACACCCACTCGCTGGCCGACATGGCCTTCTCGCGCGGCCAACCGGTCTGGGGCGCGCATCTGGCGGACGACCTCGAACGCCTGTGCGCGCTACACGACGCCAGCAACATCGCCGCCGTGATCGTCGAGCCGGTGGCCGGCTCCACCGGCATCCTGGTGCCGCCCATCGGCTACCTGCAGCGCCTGCGCGAGCTGTGCGACCGACACGGCATCCTGCTCATCTTCGACGAGGTGATCACCGCCTTCGGCCGCGTCGGCGCGCCCTTTGCCGCCGAACGCTTTGGCGTCACGCCCGACATCATCACCACCGCCAAGGGGATCACCAACGGCGTGGTGCCGATGGGCGCAGTGATCGTGCGCGATTCGATCTACCAGGCCTTGATGCAGGGCCCGGCCCACGCCGTCGAGCTGTTCCACGGCTACACCTATTCCGGCCATCCGCTGGCTGCGGCGGCCGCGCTGGCCACGCTCGATGTCTATGCCGAGGAGAACACCTTCGCCGGCGCCCGCGCGCTAGAACCGCTCTTCGAGGAAGCGCTGCATGCCCTGCGCGACGCACCGCATGTAATGGACATCCGCAACTTCGGCCTCATGGGCGGGGTCGAACTGGCACCGCGCGCCGGGGCGCCGGGCGAGCGCGGCTACGAGGTTTTCCTCAAGTGCTTCGAGGCCGGCGTGGTGATCCGCAACGGCGGCGACGTGCTGCAGTTCTCGCCCTTCCTCAACGCCACGCCGGACGAGCTGGCCCATATGTTTACGACGGTGCGCCAGGCCCTGGCCACCACCGCCTGA
- a CDS encoding DoxX family protein translates to MQTRIDTTALGIALLRVTLGVMFIAHALLKIVVFTLPGTAGFFESVGLPGALAYIVTPMELLGGLALVAGLQTRWISLALLPVLLGAASVHAGNGWVFSATNGGWEYPVYLAIAALAQALLGSGAFALDNLRPRQHALIGQTA, encoded by the coding sequence ATGCAAACCCGTATCGACACCACTGCCCTTGGCATTGCCCTGCTCCGCGTCACGCTGGGCGTCATGTTCATCGCCCATGCCCTGCTCAAGATCGTGGTCTTCACCCTGCCCGGCACCGCCGGCTTCTTCGAATCCGTCGGCCTGCCCGGCGCGCTGGCCTATATCGTCACGCCGATGGAACTGCTCGGTGGCCTGGCGCTGGTGGCCGGCCTGCAGACGCGCTGGATAAGCCTGGCCCTGTTGCCGGTGCTGCTCGGTGCCGCCAGCGTCCATGCCGGCAACGGCTGGGTGTTCAGCGCCACGAACGGCGGGTGGGAATATCCGGTCTACCTCGCCATCGCCGCACTCGCCCAGGCCCTGCTCGGCAGCGGCGCCTTTGCCCTCGACAACCTGCGGCCGCGTCAGCATGCGCTGATCGGCCAGACCGCCTGA
- a CDS encoding LysR family transcriptional regulator: MKPRALVNHLAEADLRLLRVFIAIAESGGLAAAELRLNISRSVISRHLKALEARLGVRLCERGRAGFALTEEGVTVLASARRLIAQIDAFRTEIGELHAHLRGELNLAVFDKFVTNPACHLAEAIGRFGAEAPAVRINLHVAHSGELESGLLDGRFQLGIQPLHRASDSFESVSLFGEPMLLYAASTHPLLAGGGAPDDAAIRAAALVGLGYHSPNMETFWRLGLQPTARAFDQEATVALILSGRYLGFLPAHYAQRFVDEGAMRCVGEHSFHYHCDWHAFVLRHPGPPRVVRRFVEVLRACHAG; encoded by the coding sequence ATGAAGCCCCGCGCCCTGGTGAACCACTTGGCCGAAGCCGACCTGCGCCTGCTGCGCGTGTTCATCGCCATCGCCGAATCCGGCGGGTTGGCCGCTGCCGAGTTGAGGCTCAATATCAGCCGCTCGGTGATCAGCCGGCATCTCAAGGCGCTGGAGGCGCGGCTCGGGGTGCGCCTGTGCGAGCGCGGCCGGGCGGGTTTCGCGCTGACCGAGGAGGGGGTGACGGTGCTGGCCTCGGCACGGCGGCTGATCGCGCAGATCGACGCCTTCCGCACCGAGATCGGCGAGTTGCACGCACACTTGCGCGGCGAGCTGAACCTGGCGGTGTTCGACAAGTTCGTCACCAATCCGGCCTGCCATCTGGCCGAGGCGATTGGCCGCTTCGGTGCCGAGGCCCCGGCGGTGCGTATCAACCTGCATGTGGCGCACAGCGGCGAGCTGGAGTCCGGTCTGCTCGATGGGCGCTTCCAGTTGGGCATCCAGCCGCTGCACCGGGCCAGCGACAGTTTCGAGTCGGTGAGCCTGTTCGGTGAGCCAATGCTGCTCTATGCGGCGAGTACGCATCCGCTGCTGGCCGGTGGCGGCGCGCCCGACGACGCGGCCATCCGCGCGGCGGCGCTGGTCGGGCTGGGCTACCACTCGCCGAACATGGAAACCTTCTGGCGCCTCGGCCTGCAGCCGACCGCGCGGGCCTTCGACCAGGAGGCGACGGTGGCGCTGATCCTGTCGGGGCGCTACCTGGGGTTTCTGCCGGCGCATTACGCGCAGCGCTTCGTTGACGAAGGCGCGATGCGCTGCGTGGGCGAACACAGCTTTCACTACCACTGCGACTGGCACGCCTTTGTGCTGCGCCACCCCGGCCCCCCGCGCGTGGTGCGGCGCTTTGTCGAGGTGTTGCGCGCCTGTCACGCCGGCTGA
- the gstA gene encoding glutathione transferase GstA, translating into MKLYFAPGTCSHSPHIALREAGLPFELVRVDLKTKQTADGRDYLAINPNGYVPALELDDGTILTEGPAIVQYIADQAPQSGLAPANGTLPRYQLQSLLGFINSEIHKGFSPLFKPDTPEATKAAAKTHLANRIGTIAQRLEGQDYLTGSQFTVADGYLYTVLGWGQFVGVDVSRWPAITAFLERVGARASVKAAREAEGLNR; encoded by the coding sequence ATGAAACTGTATTTCGCCCCCGGCACCTGCTCGCACTCCCCCCACATCGCCTTGCGCGAGGCGGGCCTGCCCTTCGAACTGGTGCGGGTCGACCTCAAGACCAAGCAGACCGCCGACGGCCGCGACTACCTGGCCATCAACCCCAACGGCTATGTGCCCGCGCTGGAACTGGACGACGGCACCATCCTCACCGAAGGCCCGGCCATCGTGCAGTACATCGCCGACCAGGCGCCGCAAAGCGGCCTGGCGCCGGCCAACGGCACGCTGCCGCGCTATCAGCTGCAGTCGCTGCTTGGCTTCATCAATTCGGAGATCCACAAGGGCTTCTCGCCGCTGTTCAAGCCGGACACGCCCGAGGCCACCAAGGCCGCAGCCAAGACGCACCTGGCCAACCGCATCGGCACCATCGCCCAGCGCCTCGAAGGCCAGGACTACCTCACCGGCAGCCAGTTCACGGTGGCCGACGGCTACCTCTATACGGTGCTCGGCTGGGGCCAGTTCGTGGGGGTGGATGTGAGCCGCTGGCCGGCGATCACCGCCTTCCTGGAACGCGTCGGCGCCCGCGCCTCGGTCAAGGCTGCGCGCGAAGCCGAAGGGCTCAACCGCTAA
- a CDS encoding aspartate/glutamate racemase family protein, protein MTHHASLDPKKRRFGIVGGLGALGGADVLLKMIRTMQRMAGQSGTDIAFEQRHFGEGAIVADGSYDPTRRKFYVYNALKDMEARGIDTALVPCFLSHTFLREITPEVNLQVVSVFDALRRHVTTELNGVRKIGVLTSTFLKRAGMFEREIGPFAQIIYPDEATQADTVMQAIYGPNGVRAGHHGGECQQLLLEACLRLIDAGAEVIVPGMTEIPVLIDSLRPLVPVPLLDSNLLYAEYALGIDAATPSRAFKLGVVGGVGPAATVDFMRKVVKLTTAARDQDHIKMVVEQNPQIPDRTANLIGSGDDPTIPLLATCMRLKADGADAIAIPCNTAHAYVDRIQPYLDIPIVNMLSEVVRHIRETTPGVTQVGLLATSGTVTSGVYKSVIEAAGLSQVVPDAPMQTRVMESIYGASGVKAGFTSGECSAHLADAIAHLQARGADVIVLGCTELPLIELADTGAQRAPLIDPTAILAGRCVALATAARDSRPAAAEAGAS, encoded by the coding sequence GTGACGCATCACGCATCACTCGACCCCAAGAAACGACGCTTCGGTATTGTTGGCGGCCTCGGCGCGCTCGGTGGCGCCGATGTCCTGCTCAAGATGATCCGTACCATGCAGCGCATGGCCGGCCAGTCGGGCACCGACATTGCCTTCGAGCAACGGCATTTCGGCGAAGGCGCCATCGTCGCCGATGGCAGCTACGACCCGACCCGCCGCAAGTTCTATGTCTACAACGCGCTCAAGGACATGGAGGCGCGCGGCATCGACACGGCGCTGGTGCCGTGCTTCCTGTCGCACACCTTCCTGCGCGAGATCACGCCGGAGGTCAATCTGCAGGTGGTCAGCGTGTTCGACGCCTTGCGCCGGCATGTCACCACCGAGCTGAATGGTGTGCGCAAGATCGGTGTGCTGACCTCCACCTTCCTCAAGCGCGCCGGCATGTTCGAGCGCGAGATCGGCCCCTTTGCGCAGATCATTTATCCGGATGAAGCGACGCAGGCCGACACGGTCATGCAGGCCATCTACGGGCCGAACGGCGTTCGGGCCGGCCACCACGGCGGCGAGTGCCAGCAACTGTTGCTCGAAGCCTGCCTGCGCCTGATCGACGCGGGGGCCGAAGTCATCGTCCCCGGCATGACCGAAATCCCGGTGCTCATCGACTCGCTGCGCCCGCTGGTGCCGGTGCCCTTGCTCGACTCCAATCTGCTGTATGCCGAGTACGCGCTGGGCATTGATGCCGCCACCCCGAGCCGGGCGTTCAAGCTCGGCGTGGTGGGCGGCGTTGGCCCGGCGGCCACGGTCGATTTCATGCGCAAGGTGGTCAAGCTGACCACCGCCGCCCGTGACCAGGACCACATCAAGATGGTGGTCGAGCAGAATCCGCAGATTCCCGATCGCACCGCCAACCTGATCGGCAGCGGCGACGACCCGACCATCCCGCTGCTGGCCACCTGCATGCGGCTCAAGGCCGACGGGGCCGACGCCATCGCCATCCCGTGCAATACCGCGCATGCCTATGTCGACCGGATCCAGCCCTATCTGGACATCCCGATCGTCAACATGCTCTCCGAAGTCGTGCGCCACATCCGCGAGACAACCCCCGGCGTTACTCAGGTCGGCCTGCTCGCCACCTCCGGCACGGTGACCAGCGGCGTCTACAAAAGCGTGATCGAAGCGGCCGGGCTCAGCCAGGTGGTGCCCGACGCGCCGATGCAGACGCGCGTGATGGAGTCCATTTACGGTGCCAGCGGCGTCAAGGCCGGCTTCACGAGCGGTGAGTGCTCGGCGCATCTGGCCGATGCAATTGCTCACCTGCAAGCGCGCGGCGCCGACGTCATCGTGCTCGGTTGCACCGAGCTGCCGCTGATTGAGCTGGCCGATACCGGCGCGCAGCGAGCCCCACTGATCGACCCCACCGCCATTCTGGCGGGGCGTTGCGTGGCGCTCGCGACGGCTGCGCGCGACAGCCGGCCCGCAGCCGCCGAAGCCGGCGCGTCGTGA
- a CDS encoding LysR family transcriptional regulator, whose product MDRIEAMRVFCEVVDAGGFAAAATRMGLSTSAISRQVAQLEAHLNVRLLNRTTRKVSPTDAGQAYFDRCVQWLAEMDETEAVMAGEARRPSGRLRLSAPIAFSVHRLAPAFAAFLQRYPEVTLDVALSDNVADFIDEGLDLAIRIGRLGSENLVARRIDSARLMLAASPAYLAARGTPMHPEALADHDCFVYSYAASGSLWQFQGPGGESIAVRVSGAVRANNGILLAEMASCGRGIVQVPDFLVQPLLDSGRLVAVLTDWEPPPLAIHAVYPTRRHLSAKVQALVGFLTEWFAAR is encoded by the coding sequence ATGGACCGGATCGAGGCCATGCGGGTCTTCTGCGAGGTGGTGGACGCGGGCGGTTTTGCCGCGGCGGCGACCCGGATGGGGCTGTCGACCTCGGCCATCTCCCGTCAGGTGGCACAGCTGGAAGCGCATCTGAACGTGCGCCTGCTCAACCGCACTACCCGCAAGGTGAGCCCGACCGACGCCGGCCAGGCCTATTTCGACCGCTGTGTTCAGTGGCTCGCCGAAATGGACGAGACCGAGGCGGTGATGGCCGGCGAGGCGCGGCGGCCATCGGGCCGGCTGCGCCTGTCGGCGCCGATTGCCTTCTCGGTGCATCGGCTGGCGCCTGCATTTGCCGCTTTCTTGCAGCGCTACCCCGAGGTGACGCTGGATGTGGCGCTGTCGGACAACGTGGCGGATTTCATTGATGAAGGGCTGGACCTGGCGATCCGGATCGGCCGCCTCGGCAGCGAGAACCTGGTGGCGCGGCGCATCGACTCGGCGCGGCTGATGCTGGCCGCCTCGCCGGCCTATCTGGCGGCACGGGGGACGCCGATGCACCCGGAGGCGCTGGCCGACCATGACTGCTTCGTCTACAGCTACGCCGCCTCCGGCAGCCTGTGGCAGTTCCAGGGGCCGGGCGGCGAGAGCATTGCGGTGCGGGTCAGCGGCGCGGTGCGTGCCAACAACGGCATCTTGCTGGCGGAGATGGCCAGCTGCGGCCGCGGCATCGTGCAGGTGCCGGACTTCCTCGTTCAGCCCCTGCTCGACAGCGGCCGCCTGGTGGCGGTGCTGACCGACTGGGAGCCGCCCCCGCTGGCGATCCATGCGGTGTACCCGACGCGCCGGCACCTGTCGGCCAAGGTGCAGGCGCTGGTCGGATTCCTGACCGAGTGGTTCGCCGCCCGGTAA
- a CDS encoding aldehyde dehydrogenase family protein, protein MLDKRQFFIDGRWVAPAVANDFNVIDPATETACAVISLGSAADTDAAVAAARAAFPAWRNTPLDARLSHIDTLLRIYTERADQMAAAISQEMGAPISLARAAQAAAGAGHIKSFLRTARSFAFERPLGEHAPNTHIRYEPIGVCGLITPWNWPMNQVTLKVVPALAAGCTVVLKPSEIAPLSSMLFAEMIAAAGFPAGVFNLVNGDGAGVGTQLSGHADVDMISFTGSTRAGIAISKNAADTVKRVSLELGGKGANLIFADADEKAVVRGVRRCFNNSGQSCNAPTRMLVERSIYEQAVATAAEVARATAVGQPGQEGPHIGPVVSAAQFDKIQRLIQAGIDEGARLVAGGPGKPEGHDTGYFVRPTVFADVRNTMTIAREEIFGPVLSIIPFDSEDEAIAIANDSPYGLTHYVQTQDPARAKRVAGALRAGMVEVNGQPLGAGAPFGGYKQSGNGREGGVWGLEDFLEVKAVSDWR, encoded by the coding sequence ATGCTCGACAAACGCCAGTTCTTCATCGATGGCCGCTGGGTCGCCCCCGCCGTCGCGAACGATTTCAATGTCATCGACCCCGCCACCGAGACGGCCTGCGCCGTCATCTCGCTCGGCAGCGCCGCCGACACCGATGCCGCCGTGGCCGCCGCCCGCGCTGCCTTCCCGGCCTGGCGCAACACGCCGCTGGATGCACGCCTGAGCCACATTGACACCCTGCTGCGCATCTACACCGAACGCGCCGACCAAATGGCCGCGGCCATCTCGCAGGAGATGGGCGCACCGATCAGCCTCGCCAGGGCCGCGCAGGCCGCTGCCGGCGCCGGCCACATCAAGAGCTTCCTGCGCACGGCGCGCAGCTTCGCCTTCGAGCGGCCGCTCGGCGAACACGCGCCGAACACCCACATCCGCTACGAGCCGATCGGCGTGTGCGGCCTGATCACGCCGTGGAACTGGCCGATGAACCAGGTCACGCTCAAGGTCGTGCCCGCGCTGGCCGCCGGCTGCACGGTGGTGCTCAAGCCCTCGGAGATCGCCCCGCTGTCATCGATGCTGTTCGCCGAGATGATCGCCGCCGCCGGCTTCCCGGCTGGGGTATTCAACCTGGTCAATGGCGACGGCGCCGGGGTCGGCACGCAGCTGTCGGGCCATGCGGACGTGGACATGATCTCCTTCACCGGCTCGACCCGCGCCGGCATCGCCATCTCCAAGAATGCCGCGGACACGGTCAAGCGTGTCAGCCTGGAGCTGGGCGGCAAGGGCGCCAACCTGATCTTTGCCGATGCGGACGAGAAAGCCGTGGTGCGCGGCGTGCGCCGCTGCTTCAACAACTCCGGCCAGTCGTGCAACGCGCCGACGCGCATGCTGGTCGAGCGCAGCATTTATGAGCAGGCCGTCGCCACCGCCGCCGAGGTGGCACGCGCCACGGCCGTCGGCCAACCCGGCCAGGAAGGCCCGCACATCGGCCCGGTGGTCTCGGCCGCGCAGTTCGACAAGATCCAGCGTCTGATCCAGGCCGGCATCGACGAAGGCGCCCGTCTCGTCGCCGGTGGCCCAGGCAAGCCCGAGGGCCACGACACCGGCTATTTCGTGCGCCCCACGGTATTCGCCGATGTGCGCAACACCATGACCATCGCCCGCGAGGAAATCTTCGGGCCGGTGCTCAGCATCATCCCCTTCGACAGCGAAGACGAAGCCATCGCCATCGCCAACGACAGCCCCTACGGCCTGACCCACTATGTGCAGACGCAGGACCCGGCCCGCGCAAAACGTGTCGCCGGCGCCTTGCGGGCCGGCATGGTCGAGGTCAACGGTCAGCCGCTGGGCGCCGGTGCGCCGTTTGGCGGTTACAAGCAGTCGGGCAACGGGCGCGAAGGCGGCGTGTGGGGCCTGGAAGACTTTCTGGAGGTGAAGGCGGTCAGCGACTGGCGGTAA
- a CDS encoding MFS transporter: protein MSTPPTASPNDASSYLQAGTTDYRLANLAVFLGGFACFAMLYGTQPLLPLLAQVFGASATEVSLSVSVSTGALALTLIPASLLSDRFGRGPMMTLSLAAAAALSLLCPWVTSFDQLLVLRALLGVALAGLPAAAMAYLGEEVAPNAQGRAMGLYIAGNAFGGMTGRFLTAWVTDIANWQIALLVLGILGAVAALAFWFGLPASRHFRRRSISPAQVLADTRALLRDAGLPWLFLCAFLLMGSFVGLYNFVTFRLVAPPFGLGQTAIGAIFLLYLVGTWSSAWVGQLVDRIGRRQVLGIMAGLMLAGLLLTLPAQLGWVVIGIAVFTFGFFGAHTTTSGWVSRRAGASRALAAAVYLSSYYLGSSVLGTTVGLAWEAGRWPAVVGLLVALVAGVLLLARHLARIPRIATQPA, encoded by the coding sequence ATGAGCACGCCCCCCACCGCCTCGCCCAATGACGCCAGCAGCTACCTGCAGGCCGGCACCACCGACTACCGGCTGGCCAACCTCGCCGTCTTTCTCGGCGGCTTCGCCTGCTTCGCCATGCTCTACGGCACGCAGCCGCTGTTGCCGCTGCTGGCGCAGGTGTTCGGCGCCTCGGCCACCGAGGTCAGCCTGTCGGTGTCGGTCAGCACCGGCGCGCTGGCGCTGACGCTGATCCCGGCCAGCCTGTTGTCCGACCGCTTCGGGCGTGGCCCGATGATGACGCTGTCGCTCGCCGCGGCCGCTGCCTTGTCGCTGCTCTGTCCGTGGGTGACGTCCTTCGACCAGTTGCTGGTGCTGCGCGCCCTGCTCGGCGTGGCGCTGGCCGGCCTGCCGGCCGCCGCCATGGCCTACCTCGGCGAGGAGGTCGCACCCAACGCCCAGGGCCGGGCGATGGGCCTCTACATTGCCGGCAATGCCTTCGGCGGCATGACCGGTCGTTTCCTCACCGCCTGGGTGACGGACATCGCCAACTGGCAGATCGCCCTGCTGGTGCTCGGCATCCTCGGCGCCGTCGCCGCCCTGGCGTTCTGGTTCGGCCTGCCCGCCTCGCGCCACTTCCGCCGCCGCTCGATCTCGCCGGCCCAGGTGCTGGCCGACACCCGCGCCCTGCTGCGCGACGCCGGCCTGCCGTGGCTGTTCCTGTGCGCCTTTTTGCTCATGGGCAGCTTCGTCGGGCTCTACAACTTCGTCACCTTCCGCCTCGTCGCCCCGCCCTTCGGCCTGGGGCAGACCGCCATCGGCGCCATCTTCCTGCTCTATCTGGTCGGCACCTGGTCCTCGGCCTGGGTGGGGCAGCTGGTCGACCGCATCGGCCGCCGGCAGGTGCTGGGGATCATGGCCGGGCTGATGCTCGCCGGCCTGTTGCTGACCCTGCCGGCGCAGCTGGGCTGGGTGGTGATTGGCATCGCGGTATTCACCTTCGGCTTCTTTGGCGCCCACACCACCACCAGCGGCTGGGTCAGCCGGCGCGCCGGCGCCAGCCGCGCACTGGCGGCGGCGGTGTATCTGTCGAGCTACTACCTGGGCAGCAGCGTGCTGGGCACCACGGTCGGCCTGGCCTGGGAGGCTGGCCGCTGGCCGGCGGTGGTCGGCCTGCTGGTCGCGCTGGTTGCCGGCGTGCTGCTGCTGGCCCGCCACCTGGCGCGGATCCCGCGCATCGCCACTCAGCCGGCGTGA
- a CDS encoding LysR substrate-binding domain-containing protein, producing MDLRRLRYFVTVAETLNFTRAAERLHMAQPPLSIQIRALEEELGTALFVRSKRKVALTPAGEHLLVRARRVLADTAAAADEVRRIARGEAGRLRVGFTSSMPYSAVLGDVLRRYRAHYPAVDLQLREMFTRDQFAALGEGRLDVGFVRHTSAMATEGVVLREIGRDPLRLVMAASHPAATGGAIRMADLSDEGFITFPPDVGTGLPGLLQQLCRNAGYEPRIVQTAREATTQIGLAAAGLGIALLPAQLECVHIPRARYLPIADPAAVFSLSVAVADGEVSPLLAGFVEVLDAVRASAP from the coding sequence ATGGATCTGCGCCGCCTGCGCTACTTCGTGACCGTGGCCGAGACGCTGAACTTCACCCGCGCCGCCGAGCGCCTGCACATGGCGCAGCCACCCTTGTCGATCCAGATCCGCGCGCTGGAGGAGGAGCTGGGCACGGCGCTGTTCGTGCGCAGCAAGCGCAAGGTGGCACTCACGCCGGCCGGTGAGCACCTGCTCGTGCGGGCGAGGCGCGTGCTGGCGGACACGGCGGCGGCAGCCGACGAGGTGCGGCGCATCGCCCGCGGCGAAGCGGGGCGCCTGCGGGTCGGCTTCACGTCGTCGATGCCATACAGCGCCGTGCTGGGCGATGTGCTGCGCCGCTACCGGGCGCACTATCCGGCGGTCGATCTGCAACTGCGCGAGATGTTCACCCGCGACCAGTTTGCCGCGCTCGGTGAGGGGCGGCTGGATGTCGGCTTCGTGCGCCACACCTCGGCCATGGCGACCGAGGGCGTGGTGCTGCGCGAGATCGGCCGTGACCCGCTACGCCTGGTGATGGCCGCCAGCCATCCGGCGGCGACCGGCGGCGCGATACGCATGGCGGACCTGAGCGACGAAGGTTTCATCACCTTTCCGCCCGACGTGGGCACCGGCCTGCCGGGGCTGTTGCAGCAGCTGTGTCGCAATGCCGGCTACGAGCCGCGCATCGTCCAGACCGCACGCGAGGCGACCACCCAGATCGGTCTGGCGGCGGCGGGTCTGGGCATTGCGCTGTTGCCGGCGCAGCTCGAGTGTGTGCATATCCCGCGCGCCCGCTACCTGCCGATTGCCGATCCGGCGGCAGTCTTTTCGCTCTCGGTGGCGGTGGCCGACGGCGAGGTCAGCCCGTTGCTGGCGGGCTTTGTCGAGGTGCTGGATGCGGTCAGGGCGTCGGCGCCGTGA